A genomic segment from Conger conger chromosome 2, fConCon1.1, whole genome shotgun sequence encodes:
- the nptx1l gene encoding neuronal pentraxin 1 like: protein MEGISRKLFLLSFLLLEGATQDFGQTQFICTSVPKDMDLCTATLQNSGPGDDLKTTVMQLRETVLQQKETIMNQKETIRELTSKLTRCEGQILPEPGDSRAGGRRKETGSKNTMGDVSRGPSDTLAQLGQTLQTLKQRLENLEQFSRTNNSAQTNSLKDLLQNKIDDMEKQVLSRVNTLEESKPGQRNETDQRGRVESTLTSLHHRITDLEKGQKDNRPLDKFQLTFPLRTNYMFAKVKKSLPEMYAFTVCMWIKSNASPGVGTPFSYAVPAQANELVLIEWGNNPMEILINDKVAKLPFLINDGKWHHICVTWTTRDGVWEAFQDGVMRGSGENLAPYHPIKPHGVLVLGQEQDTLGGGFDATQAFVGELANFNMWDKKLSAGDIYNLATCSNKAQVGNVFSWSETSIEIYGGATKWTFEPCRQIN from the exons ATGGAAGGGATCTCACGGAAACTTTTTCTACTCTCTTTCTTACTTCTGGAAGGGGCTACCCAAGATTTCGGACAGACCCAATTTATTTGTACGTCTGTACCCAAGGATATGGACTTATGTACGGCCACTTTGCAAAACAGCGGACCAGGGGACGATTTGAAGACGACGGTTATGCAGCTAAGGGAGACAGTGCTCCAGCAAAAGGAAACCATTATGAACCAAAAAGAAACAATCAGAGAACTGACTTCAAAGTTGACTAGGTGCGAGGGCCAGATTCTACCTGAGCCCGGGGACTCAAGAGCTGGGGGCAGGAGAAAAGAAACGGGCTCCAAAAACACTATGGGGGATGTATCAAGGGGTCCATCGGATACGCTCGCACAACTGGGACAGACTTTACAGACACTTAAACAGAGGCTTGAAAACCTGGAG CAATTCAGTAGAACCAACAATTCAGCTCAGACAAATAGCCTGAAagatcttctccagaacaaaaTCGACGACATGGAGAAGCAGGTACTGTCCCGCGTCAACACTTTGGAGGAGAGTAAACCTGGTCAGAGGAATGAGACCGATCAGCGCGGCAGAGTGGAATCGACCCTCACCTCACTGCACCACAGAATCACCGACTTGGAGAAAG GCCAGAAAGACAACAGACCTTTGGACAAGTTTCAACTGACCTTCCCTTTGCGAACGAATTATATGTTTGCCAAAGTGAAGAAGAGCCTTCCTGAGATGTACGCTTTcacagtgtgcatgtggatCAAGTCCAATGCGTCTCCGGGAGTGGGCACTCCTTTCTCATACGCTGTTCCCGCACAGGCTAACGAGCTGGTACTCATCGAGTGGGGAAACAACCCGATGGAGATACTCATCAATGATAAG GTGGCAAAGTTGCCATTTCTCATTAATGATGGGAAATGGCATCACATCTGCGTCACCTGGACCACACGCGACGGGGTGTGGGAAGCGTTCCAGGACGGAGTAATGCGGGGAAGTGGAGAAAACCTCGCGCCGTACCACCCCATCAAACCCCACGGAGTTCTCGTGCTGGGACAAGAACAG GACACATTGGGAGGAGGTTTTGATGCAACACAAGCTTTTGTTGGTGAGCTGGCAAATTTCAATATGTGGGATAAGAAGCTTTCTGCTGGAGATATTTACAATTTGGCAACGTGCAGCAACAAAGCACAGGTTGGCAACGTCTTCTCGTGGTCGGAGACCAGCATCGAGATCTACGGTGGAGCTACCAAGTGGACATTCGAGCCTTGCCGTCAAATCAACTGA